The nucleotide window GCAGCCGACCATACTCCAGCTTGGTTAGGCCGTTGTCGTCGCGGTGGTTCATCGAGGCGCTGGCGTCCAGCAGCAGGTGCACGGTCAGGCTGGTATCCACTTCCGACTCGCGAATGTAGTATCGGTCGGAGCGGGCGGCCAGGCGCCAGTCGAGGCGGCGCAGGTCGTCGCCGGGCTGGTAGGGCCGGTACTGGCTGAACTCCATGCCTGCCCCGCGCCGCCGGCTCAGGTGCTGACCCGCCAGAAAGCCCTCGGCCGCCTGTTTGGCCGCCAGCGGCAGGTTGCGCAGCGCGTGGAGAAGTTCGGGAGTAAGCATTTTTAGAGCTAAGAACTGAGCGGTTAGAACTCAGATTAGGAGGTGCGAAATAAGAATGGGGAATATGACAACCGCTAAGTGCTACCCTCTCGGTTCTAATTTTTAAACCGTTACGGCGTTCAATAGCTCGGCCACGGCATCGTCGGGGTGAGGTTTTCGGCTTCGGCGTTGAAGTTGAGCAGTACGCGGTGGCGCAACACCGGCGGGGCCAGGGTGCGGATATCGTCCAGGGTGGCGGCGAAGCGGCCCTGCAGCAGGGCCCGGGCCTTGGCGCACAAAATCAGGGCTTGACCGGCCCGTGGGCCCGCGCCCCAACGGCCGTATTCCTGAATAAACTTCACCGTGGAAGTAGCCGGCCGGGTGGCGCGCACAAGGCGGTTCACGAAGTCGAGCAGCTCGGGGCTGAGGCTCACCTGGCGCACCAGCTGCTGCAACTGCCGGATGTCCTCGCCGCCTAGCACGGGCTTCACTTCGGCCCGGGCCGAGCCGGTGGTGCCGCTGAGCACGGCCAGCTCTTCCTGCTCGGTGGGGTAGCCGATGCGGATGTAGAGCAAAAACCGGTCGAGCTGAGCTTCGGGCAGCGGGTAGGTGCCGCTTTGCTCGATGGGGTTTTGCGTCGCCAGCAGGAAAAATGGCTTGGGCAAGGCGTGTTCCTGGCCGGCGTAGGTCACGTGACCTTCCTGCATGGCTTCGAGCAGAGCGGCCTGAGTTTTGGGCGGGGTCCGGTTGATTTCGTCGGCGAGTACGAGGCTGGCGAAGATGGGTCCCTGGTTGAACTTAAAGGAGCGGTGGCCCGTGCCGTGGTCTTCTTCCAGCACCTCGGTGCCTAGAATATCGGTCGGCATCAGATCCGGGGTGAACTGGATGCGGCGGAAGGGCAAATCGGTGGCCGAGGCTAAGGTGCGCACCAGCAGGGTTTTGGCCAGGCCCGGTACGCCTTCCAGCAGGGCGTGGCCGCCGGCCAGCAGCGCCACCAGCACTTCATCCAGCACCTGCTGCTGGCCCACGATAATTTTGCCGATTTCCTCGCGCAGCGGCGGCAGCTTGGCCAGTAGGGTTCGTACGTCTTGTTCGGTCACGGAAAGCAGAGTAGAGAAGGGAGAGAGTGTGCCTGAAAGAAAGTGTTGCGGGGCAATGGTTGCTTCAAAGGGCGGCAGAAGCAGCTTCAGAACTAACTTTTTTTAACTGAAGCCAGGCGGAAGTCCCCCGCTGCTTGCAGCTGCCCATGAAGCGGAGGTCCCTTTTTTCATAAAATGAAACTAGTGTGTTGCTGGTTTCATAGCGGCCGCTATACGGATTTATCGTGTAGAAATTCGGCTCATAAAAGTTGATGCGGGTGGTAAAACCATCCGGTGTTCCATAGCAAAAGCTGCATTCTACTTTCCAGCGGCCCTGTTGGGTTGCGCCAGTGGCATCCCCAACTATGTTGCTGGTATAGTGAAAGGTGCTGTCGGCCCGCACCACCAGCTCAACGAAAGGCAATACTGCTTCAGCAGCAACAACCGCAGTGTCGGCTACGGTATGTCCGCTCGGTTGGGCCAGCCCACGCCGGGAGGTTGCTGCCAATCTGGTTGTGTGCGTAGAATCGGCCAGCCTGTAGGTTCCGATTACGGCAGAGCGCAAGGAATCGACTCTTTGCTGCGCTATAACTCGCTGCTCGGCCAGCCGCCTGGCTTGATAATGGGTGGCAATGCGGCTATACAACAGCCAACTACCAACGACAAAAGTCAGCACCAGCAACGGGGTGACGGCGCGGAAGCGTTGCGGCCAGGTTTCGGCTGCCCGTAGTTGCCGCCCACTCTGAAGGGCGAAGCGCGCACCCAGGAAAAAGACCACAAGCGCCGCTATTGCCCCAAGGACTGCCCCAATCAGCAGCAGCCACATGATGAATTCAAAGGCTGGAGTATCGACAAACGCCAACAGAAATGGCTGCATAATGTGGGGCGGTTAGGAGTTACGCCGTCAGGGCGTAGAGCAGAATGTTTACCCCGAACTTGGTGTTGTCTTCGGCCAGGAAGCGCTTGTTGCGGAAGTCGTAGTCCCACTCGCAGCCGTAGTCCTTGTTGGAGTACAGCACCCGCAGCTTCCCGTCGATTTCGATGCCCTTGAGGTAGTCGTGCACCAGGTCGTCGCCCCAGCCGTTGAGTTCGAAGGAAGTGGGCGGCGGGCCTTCTGGAAACTTGAAAAACTGCGAGTAGATGGGGTGGTTCTTGGCAATCTTCTTCAACGCCCCGGCCCCGAAGCACTGCCGCATCTGCTCCTCGAAGGAGCGCGCAAACAGCCCGTCGATGTCGTGGTTGCAATCATCGACGAACACGAAGCCGCCGTTGCGCACGTACTGAATGAAGTTCTTTTTCTCCTGGGCCGAAAACTGCACCAGCCGGTGGCCCGAGAGGTAGCAGAAGGGGTAGTTGAAGATGTCGGGGCTGTCCAGGGCCACGGCTTTTTCCTTCTGATTGACGGGTACTGTGGTGTACTGAATCAGAGAATGCAGCAGATTAGCAGGCATTCTTTCGTCCACGCCGTCCCAGTCGCCGGAGCGGTACTGAAGGCGCACGAAGGTAAACGGAACGGGCATGCTGCGGTAAGAAAGGCGAAGCGGCAAAAAGACAACGGGGCAAAGACACCGGACCCATCCCAAGGTGGCTTGGCGCCCCGCCGAAAGTACGCGGCGGCCTGTTCCAAACCTATCCGCAGCAGTTTCCAAGTAGAAGTTGCTTGTCCACAACTGCGCAGGAGCAACTACGTGTAAACAGCTTCCGATGAGTTACGCACCGGCCTGCTGCTTCAGGTACCGGGGCTTAAACAGCTAGCCGGATCAGCCTCAGCCGCAGCTTTCTAAAAAAATGTGCGTACGAATAGGGGTAAGACCGCCGTTAAGGCTCTTACCGTTACCAACTCACTCTTTTTCACTCCTACTGCTATGAAACGAATTGCGGCTTTACTTTTTTTTAGCGTCTTATTCTGGGTTCCAGCCCACGCCCAGCTCGGCGTGAAAGGCGGCATCAACGCGGCCGTGCTCCAGGGCACCGTGGGCACCAATGCCACCTACCAGACTTCCTACCACGCCGGTATTTTCTACGAAATGCAGGTGCTGGATCCAGTTCTGTCCATTCAGCCCGAGCTGCTTTACTCCCTGCAGGGCACCGAGCGGAAGTCGGACTTGGTAAACTACCGCTCCAAGCTGCACTACCTCAACCTGCCGGTGCTGGCCAAGGTGGAAATCGGGCCGGTGTATGCCGAGGCGGGCCCGCAGGTGGGCTTTCTGCTCAAGGCCCGGGAAGATGGCGTGATGGTTATCAGCCAGGACGGCAACAACGGCGCCGTCATTGCCAGCAACGACCGTAGCTCCTGGAACGACTACAAGAAGTTTGACCTGGGCTTTGCCGTGGGTGCGGGCGTGAAGCTGCCCCTGGGCTTTGCCGTGGGGGCTCGTTTCAACGCCGGCCTCAACAACATCAACAACCTCAAGTCGGTGCAGGGCGTGAACGACCCGGAGCTCAAGAATCGGGTGTTTCAGGTGTACGCCAGCTTCCAGCTGCCCGACGGTGACTAAGTAGGTAGGCGGGCTTGGTTTGCCGGGAGGAATAGTCGTGCTTTACCGCGTTTTATTTCTCGCTATATGACCAAGAACGTACTTCAATTAAGCCTATGCGCGCTGGGTTTTGTGACCCTGCCGGCCGCCGCCCAATCGGGGGAAGGCACCAAACTCGGCCTGAAAGCGGGCCTTTCGGTAGCTACCCTCGATGGAGCCATCAATGCCACCTCGAAATTCCGCACGGACTTCGTGGCCGGGCCCGTGTTGCGACTGGCCCCCACCAAGCAGCACTTCACCCTGCAGCTCGAAGCCCTCGTCAGCGGGCAGGGCGCCGACTTGGAGCGCTCCAACGGCACTACCGAGGCGTACAAAATCTATTATCTGAACGTGCCCGTGCTGTTGCGCCAGTACATCGGCGGCATGTTCTACGTGAACGTAGGACCACAATTGGGCTTGCTGCTGGGCTCCAGCAAAGGCACCTACAAATCAGTGGAAGGCGGCGTAGTAGGCGGCATCGGGGTCGAAACGCCGAGCGGGTTTGTAGTAGACCTGCGCCTGAACTATGGCTTGTCCGACATCAACAACGACGAAGCCGAGCGCGCCCTGCGGAACCGGCTAGGCTTTGGTGGCCTGCACAACCGGGTTATTCAGGGCTCGGTAGGCTATTTGTTTGGCAAGAAGTAACGTTAGTCACTAAGCTCGAAAAAAAGCCCCGTATTCCGCCCGGAATACGGGGCTTTTCTGTGGAATACAGGCTGCTAAGCTTACCTATTACCGGCAGATGGGGCAGTAGTGCCACGGCGGTCCACGGGTTTCAGGCAAGTTATTTCCGAATACACAACGCCTTCTTCCGGTATTCCTTCTGGCCGACTAAGCCGATAGCCAATGCTTAGCACCTGCCCCCCGACCTGCTTGGGTAAGTAAGCCGACCAGAGCGGACCCCTGGGGTGCAGCCGCGTGCCATCGGCCAGCTCCAGGGTGGTATGCTCAGTGAGGCACATCATGGTATAGCCCGGGCAGAGGCGCACCGTGGCTTGCGTGCCGCAGCTGACTTGCTCGGGCGAAACTTCCGTTTTCTCGGAGCAGGCGTTAAGGTCAACCAGAGCTAGCAGTGCCGCAGCGTGGCATAGAGGAGTACGAAATAGACGCATAGAGCAGGGGAGGAAGGAGATGAAACAATCGGGACCTACTGCCTGGAAGAGTAAGGAGCCGGGCTGGATGGTTGCAACTCGTTCCCGAAAAATTGCTAGATCGGACGGGCTATGCATATGACTAGTGCACAAGAAAACCGCCTGGGTAATCCAGACGGTTTTCTTGGTGCTTCGAATGCAGCCTGCCGAGTGCTTACACGGCGTCGGAGAGGCTGGTGAAGGTGAAGTCCCGAATCTTCAGCGGGGGCACCATGTTGCCGCCCACGCGCTGGGGTTTACCAATGGCTTCCAGGTTGTTGAGCATGATGATGGGGCTTTCGTTGAAGCGGAAGTTTTTCACCGGGTGCTTGATTTTGCCGTTCTCGATGTAGAAAGTTCCGTCGCGGGTCAGGCCGGTGTAGAGCAGGGTCTGCGGATCGACGGGGCGGATGTACCACAGGCGGGTTACCAAAATGCCCTTGGCCGTGCCCTTAATCATGTCTGGCACGCTCTGGGTGCCGCCTTCCATAATCCAGCCGCCGGGCGGGGGAATGTCGGGAATACCGGCTTTCTGAGCCCAGAAGCGCGAAGTGTACAGGTTTTTCACCACGCCCTTCTCAATCCAGGTCACCTTCTTCTGCGGGCGGCCGTCGTTGGCGAATATCCGGTCGGGAATGTCGAGGCTGGTCGGGTCGGAGTAGATGGTTACCCGCTCGTCGAACAGCTTTTCGCCTTTCTTGTTGCCGCCGCCTTTCTTGCTCAGGAAGCTGCGGCCTTCGTCGGCCGAGCGGGCGTCCATGGCGCTCATCAGGGCCTGCAGCAGGGAGGCGTCGGTGTTGGCTACCAGGGCGGCGGGCTCCAGAATCACGGTATACTTGCCGGGCTCAATGGCCTTGGCGTTCATCGAGCCGGAAGCTTTGTCGGCCGCAATCTGGGTCAGACGGCCCGCATCAAACTTGCTGATGTCGTTGTAGTCGGCCGTGGCGTAGCCCGAGCCGGTGCCGTCGGGCGTGCGCACCGTTACGGAATACTCCAGGTTGGTACCAGCCTGGTAGGCTTCCAGTCCCTTGCTGTTGCGCTTGGCCACGAAGGTGGCGCTGTCGGTCAGGAAGCCGGCCGAGGAAAGCTTGCGCTTCTCGCAGAGTTGCAGGCTGGCCGCGGTTTGCTGGGCACGGTAGTCGGGCGTGATGTTGGCCGTGTTCTGGGCAAAGGCCTTGGAGCCGTCGAGGTACTGCTGAGGGCCCAACAGGGGCATGTACTCGGGGCTTTCGGGGGCCAGCTTGGCGATTTCCTCGGCCCGCTGCACGCAGCGACGCAGGGTCGCGTCGTCAAACTCGTTGCAGCTGGCTACGCCGCTGCGCTTGCCAAACCGGGACTCAACGATAAGCTGCACGTTTTCGACGGCGCCAGCAGTGCTGATGGCGTTGCGGGCCGAGCGGACGTTGCCGCCGATCTGCCCGGTTAGCGTGGCCTCGCACTCATTGGCCGTGCTAAAACCCAGCACCTTTTTCAGGATGGTCTGAGCCTCGTCTTTAGATAGTATTGCCATGTTGGTTAATGTGCTGATGTGGGAATGTGCTGATGTGCTAATGCTGATAGGGAATAATGTGCTTCTCAGGTTGGACTTGTCCCGTTGGCTTTGCTGCTGCTGATGATTCGCGACAGTAGGCGTTGAATATCTAACAGTGTAGTAAACAAAGTAGTCGGCGGTTCGGGATAGGAGGGAGCGTGCTTGCAAAGCAGTAGCCAGTACTCCGTTTCGGCTGCTTCCTTGGCTGCCACCTTGCACTTGTGCACAAAGTCAGCCCGGCTTTCGGCGTGCTGAGCTTCGCGCACGTTGGCTCCGATAGAAGTACCACTGCGTAAGAACTGTTGCGCAATAACGAAGCGCCTGACCTGCTCCAACTCCTGAACATAGGCCAGTACCTGTAGGGCGAAGTCAAAGGAGATGCGGACGATAGGGTTGTCGGGCACTGCCGGATCTGCCTTCATTACTCCTCTACCCAACTGGCCGAAAAAAGCACATTATTCACATTAGCACCTGAGCACATTTAAAACCTACCCGATTTTACGGGCCGTATTGATGATGTTGACGCCGTTGAAGCGGGTGGTAGCCGAGCCGTGGCTCACGGCCGACACCTGGGGCGGCTGGCCTTTGCCGTCGAAGAAGGAACCGAACAGGCGGTAGTCCGACTCGTCGCAGATGGCCGAGCAGCTGTTCCAGAATTCCTGAGTGTTGGCCTGGTAGGCTACGTCCTCGAGCATGCCGGCAATTTTGCCTTTCTCAATGGCGTAGTACACCGTGCCGCCAAACTGGAAGTTGTAGCGCTGCTGGTCGATGGAGAACGAGCCGCGGCCGGCAATGTAGATGCCCTTGTCCACGTTCTTAATCATGTCGTCGACGCTCATCTTCTGGGTGCCGGGCTTGAGGCTGATGTTGGCCATGCGCTGGAACTGCACATCCTGCCACGACTGGGCGTAGCAGCAGCCATCCGACTCATTCTGGCCTACAATGGCCGCCTGGTCCCGGATTTTCTGGTAGTCCACCAGCATGCCTTCCTTGATGATGTCCCACTGCTTGGTTTTGACGCCTTCGTCGTCGTAGCCCACCGCGCCGAGGGAGCCGGGCTGGGTTTTGTCGGCAATGATGTTGACCAGCTTCGAGCCATAGGGCTTGTTCTGCTTTTTCCACTCCAGGGTGGCGAAAGAAGTACCGGCGTAGTTGGCCTCGTAGCCCAGCACGCGGTCCAGCTCGGTGGCGTGCCCGATGCTTTCGTGGATGGTCAGGCCCAGGTGGTTGGGGTCGAGCACGATGTCGTACTTGCCCGGCGTCACCGACTTGGCCGTGAGCTTGCCTTTGGCCTGCTGCGCAGCCAGGGCCGCATCTTCCAGAATGTCGTAGCTGTTTTTGTAGCCAATCAGGCCCGTGCCGCTGGGGCCGGCAATCTTATCGGCCGCCTTGGGCACCATGTACTCGTAGCCCAGGCCCATGGGGGCGCTCAGGCCCTCCCGGGTGCGGAATTTGCCGGTGGTGCGGTCCACAGCCGTTACGCCTATCGTGGGCCAGATGCGGTGCACATCTTGGTCGATGTAAGACCCGTCGGTGCTGGCAAAGTACTTCTGCTCGTTGATCTGGAACAGGGCCGAGTTGACGAAGTTGGCGCCGTTGTCGAGGGCTTTGGCGTTGGCGGCCAGCAGCAGCTCCACTTTCTGGGCAATCGGGACCTCGAAGGAGTTCTGTACAATCGGGGTTTTCCAGCTTACCTCGCCGTAGCCTTTCTGCGGGGCCAGGTTCACCTTCTCCTTCTGCACTTTAGAGTTTGCCTTGGCAATCTGCACGGCTAGCTGGGCGGCTTTGGCCAGGCCAGCTTCCGTTACGGTGTTGGTGGCCGCGAAGCCCCAGGTGCCGTTGGCTAGCACCCGTACGCCGGCGCCGAAGCTCTCGGCGCTGGCAATGTTCTGCACCTGCTTTTCGCGGGTGAAAATGCTTTGGTTCAGGTAGCGCCCAATCCGCACGTC belongs to Hymenobacter cellulosilyticus and includes:
- a CDS encoding AAA family ATPase, which translates into the protein MTEQDVRTLLAKLPPLREEIGKIIVGQQQVLDEVLVALLAGGHALLEGVPGLAKTLLVRTLASATDLPFRRIQFTPDLMPTDILGTEVLEEDHGTGHRSFKFNQGPIFASLVLADEINRTPPKTQAALLEAMQEGHVTYAGQEHALPKPFFLLATQNPIEQSGTYPLPEAQLDRFLLYIRIGYPTEQEELAVLSGTTGSARAEVKPVLGGEDIRQLQQLVRQVSLSPELLDFVNRLVRATRPATSTVKFIQEYGRWGAGPRAGQALILCAKARALLQGRFAATLDDIRTLAPPVLRHRVLLNFNAEAENLTPTMPWPSY
- a CDS encoding DUF4159 domain-containing protein; amino-acid sequence: MPVPFTFVRLQYRSGDWDGVDERMPANLLHSLIQYTTVPVNQKEKAVALDSPDIFNYPFCYLSGHRLVQFSAQEKKNFIQYVRNGGFVFVDDCNHDIDGLFARSFEEQMRQCFGAGALKKIAKNHPIYSQFFKFPEGPPPTSFELNGWGDDLVHDYLKGIEIDGKLRVLYSNKDYGCEWDYDFRNKRFLAEDNTKFGVNILLYALTA
- a CDS encoding porin family protein; protein product: MKRIAALLFFSVLFWVPAHAQLGVKGGINAAVLQGTVGTNATYQTSYHAGIFYEMQVLDPVLSIQPELLYSLQGTERKSDLVNYRSKLHYLNLPVLAKVEIGPVYAEAGPQVGFLLKAREDGVMVISQDGNNGAVIASNDRSSWNDYKKFDLGFAVGAGVKLPLGFAVGARFNAGLNNINNLKSVQGVNDPELKNRVFQVYASFQLPDGD
- a CDS encoding outer membrane beta-barrel protein produces the protein MTKNVLQLSLCALGFVTLPAAAQSGEGTKLGLKAGLSVATLDGAINATSKFRTDFVAGPVLRLAPTKQHFTLQLEALVSGQGADLERSNGTTEAYKIYYLNVPVLLRQYIGGMFYVNVGPQLGLLLGSSKGTYKSVEGGVVGGIGVETPSGFVVDLRLNYGLSDINNDEAERALRNRLGFGGLHNRVIQGSVGYLFGKK
- a CDS encoding TldD/PmbA family protein; translation: MAILSKDEAQTILKKVLGFSTANECEATLTGQIGGNVRSARNAISTAGAVENVQLIVESRFGKRSGVASCNEFDDATLRRCVQRAEEIAKLAPESPEYMPLLGPQQYLDGSKAFAQNTANITPDYRAQQTAASLQLCEKRKLSSAGFLTDSATFVAKRNSKGLEAYQAGTNLEYSVTVRTPDGTGSGYATADYNDISKFDAGRLTQIAADKASGSMNAKAIEPGKYTVILEPAALVANTDASLLQALMSAMDARSADEGRSFLSKKGGGNKKGEKLFDERVTIYSDPTSLDIPDRIFANDGRPQKKVTWIEKGVVKNLYTSRFWAQKAGIPDIPPPGGWIMEGGTQSVPDMIKGTAKGILVTRLWYIRPVDPQTLLYTGLTRDGTFYIENGKIKHPVKNFRFNESPIIMLNNLEAIGKPQRVGGNMVPPLKIRDFTFTSLSDAV
- a CDS encoding four helix bundle protein; protein product: MKADPAVPDNPIVRISFDFALQVLAYVQELEQVRRFVIAQQFLRSGTSIGANVREAQHAESRADFVHKCKVAAKEAAETEYWLLLCKHAPSYPEPPTTLFTTLLDIQRLLSRIISSSKANGTSPT
- a CDS encoding TldD/PmbA family protein produces the protein MKRRDFVGLTSLAAGALFLPSFPGFGGSPVDPERLLEGVDPALKKRLADVALNAAKSAGATYADVRIGRYLNQSIFTREKQVQNIASAESFGAGVRVLANGTWGFAATNTVTEAGLAKAAQLAVQIAKANSKVQKEKVNLAPQKGYGEVSWKTPIVQNSFEVPIAQKVELLLAANAKALDNGANFVNSALFQINEQKYFASTDGSYIDQDVHRIWPTIGVTAVDRTTGKFRTREGLSAPMGLGYEYMVPKAADKIAGPSGTGLIGYKNSYDILEDAALAAQQAKGKLTAKSVTPGKYDIVLDPNHLGLTIHESIGHATELDRVLGYEANYAGTSFATLEWKKQNKPYGSKLVNIIADKTQPGSLGAVGYDDEGVKTKQWDIIKEGMLVDYQKIRDQAAIVGQNESDGCCYAQSWQDVQFQRMANISLKPGTQKMSVDDMIKNVDKGIYIAGRGSFSIDQQRYNFQFGGTVYYAIEKGKIAGMLEDVAYQANTQEFWNSCSAICDESDYRLFGSFFDGKGQPPQVSAVSHGSATTRFNGVNIINTARKIG